CAGCCCTCCCCAGaggctgcacagagccaggcacagctgtgagcagcctcTCCCCACACTGGGCACCCCTGGTGGTCCTGGGGCCGTGTTCAAGGTGCTGGGGAGGTGGAAAGAGGATGATTTCTCACCCAAATCCTCCCTCTCCTATTCAGTGTTGCTCGGGAGGAgcttcccccagcccctgggttGGGCAGCTCCTTGTGGCAGTGCCCAAGGGGAggcaggaatcacagaatcacagaatcaatcacagaatcagaatcacagactcacagaatcacagtcacagagtcacagaatcactcacagagtcacagatcacagaatcacagaataatgagattggaagagacctctaaagtcatcgagtccaacccatgccctaacacctcaaccaGACTATACACCAAGTGCCATGGccagtcttttttttaaacacatcagCGGGTGAGGCAGATCCAGCCCTTAGTGAACAGCTCAGCCTCAAAATCCACAtcctcagctgtggcagggatGTGCAAAAGCAAGCAGGTGGCACTGGCCTGTGTCTAAAAccaaacagctcctgcaggacctgcaCCTTCACAATCTGGGAACTGtgaatttgtttttcctgcagcaaAGGGCtactgggctggggacaaacaGCCTGTGTGGGGTTAcacccccctgcagccccttcttGCTGTCTGCCAGGGATGGATGATGATCTGGGGCTGAGTTTGGGTGGGTTCAGGCATCCTTGAGAGCTGGAGGGCTCCTAAAGCTGAGGGAAGGATCAGAGCTCTCCTGGGACtgtctccctgcctgggctcctgcaTACTTTCTCCAAgaccacagcagagctgcaaagcACTTCCTTTTACCAGGATATTTATTGCTAAATATATGAATCTGGGAGCCTGTGGAGCGTGAAATTAGGAACAAATGTAAAAAGGAGGTCTAGACAGGAATTGTTCAGCTTATGGGCCTCCACATGCTCTGCTTTCCTCCCCCTTTGCACGCTGGAGGGTTTAAAGCTTCCAGGTATGCAGCTTTAATCAGAGAAGTATGtttggggaggggagaaggcagAAATGCAAATGGTCCAGCTCCAGAGGGAGCAGTGGCTGCGATGCCACGTCTGGCTGGGCTCGGCTGGACAGGAACCAGGGAAAtcggctcctgcagccctggcttgTGCCCCGGGGCTTTAATTAATGGGTGGAAGAGCCAGAGAGCCctccctggcagagctctgcctgcgTCCTCCCATCTCAGGCCAGCAGGGAGATGCTGATGCTCTGTGATGGGTGCAGCTCCCATCCTCCAGGTCCTGCAGGGTTGAGTGGCCACCCCAGAGCCAGgttcctgtcccagccctgctccccctgcccttgGCTCCGGGGGATTGCAAATGGGAGCAGCAAAGGGCCCAGGGATGGGCATTTCCAGCTGGCACCTGGCCCAGCCAGGCGCCTCCATCCCTCTTCAAACAGCAACCAGTTTCTAAATCACTGATGCATCGTTTGCAAACCCTTCccgtggctgtgctgctcacccTGAGCCTCCTCAGAGCATTTTTCCCGAGGAAGGAGGGCAGGATTTGGCCCTGCTCTTGCCCCATGGCCATGGGGTGTGAGAGGGGTGTGaattcccttccctcctcccgagctgctcagcagcaccatAAAAACGTGATGCTGCTTTATCCATTCAGCCCTCACCCAACTTTAGCAGGACATTAAGTGCCTGAAAATATGGCccaggtttgttttctttggaagCAGCTTAAATCCCTGACAGATACAGTTGCTTTTCCTCGGGTGCTGAAGTaatttggggctggggtggctGGTTTTTGGTTTAACCTGATAGCACGAGCTGGGAGCCAGCTTTGTTAAAGCACTTGGAGAGTAGGTGGTCAGGGTAGGATTTCTCCCTTGATTTATGTCTCTCCTGCTGTTCCTAACCCAAACTAAAATGTTGCTGGAGCTTTATTTGTGCCAGTTTTAGTGCCACTGTCTCGTGGCTGCTGGCAGGTGTGAGCAGGCTGGTACCCTGTCTGCCCAGCATCCTTCCTGGGGCAAAATCTGTGTCTGATCCTGCAGGGCTTGTGCTGTGCATGGTACAAAACATCTGgagagcccagggacagggacagggaccttctgctgctccctgtgctgtcccagctcccaaGGAGCATTCCAGGGAGAAAAGAGTGCTGGTGGTACCCCAAAATGATGCTGAGCCACAGCATCTCTGTGATGTCCACTGAcagctcacctggggctgtCAAACATCatccaggggtgtccccagagccccccaagacTGGGGCTTGGCCGTGGTGAAGTGGAGGATCCTGGTGCCTCAGACAGGTCCTGCTctcagggagggcagcaccctgctccctgcagtcATTAAAGGCTCACTTAGCAGCTGAGGTTATTCCAAATTCAAATACCACGTTGTTTTCATGGGGAAAATGGATTAGAGGCTCAGAGAAAATGAGTGCAGATCAGAAATCCTTATGGCAAGGCTCCTTCTCCCATCACTGGAGCTTTCTACCACCAGGTAGGAGCTGGGAGAGTGCCCTTGGTGCCTGGTGTTATTTCCCTTGGCTTTCCTTCCTGATGTGACCCCTGAGCTGCTTCTCACTcagtatgaaatatttttaaccCTTACAAGGTGGCATTTCTGGGGATTCCTTGGTGACTTCCCATGGGTGCCCACTGGATCCTGATTGTGCCCTTCAGAGCCCTCCTGCTTTTTAATCCACTTCAAAGTGGGGTAAGCAGAGAGTTTGGGgttctgcagcccagccccttaTCTGTATACCCAATTTTGCAGGCTGTTAATGGAGAAGAGGGCGGATGACAGCCGGGACTGTGGTCATCACAGGTGGAATTTTAGCGACTGTCATTTTACTCTGTATCATCGCCGTCCTCTGCTACTGTAGGCTCCAGGTAAGGCTTGGGGGTACCTCAGCGGGGAGGGCTGATGGTGTGGCAGCTTTGGAGGTGCCAGCTGAGCCCCTCCCGTTTCAGTACTACTGCTGCAAGAAGGATGAATccgaggaggacgaggaggagccCGACTTCGCCGTGCACTCGCACATCCCTCCGCTGCACTGCAACCGCAACGTAGTGCTGACCAACGGCCCCTCGCTCTACTCCTCATCCCCCTTCGCCAAAAAACCAGCCCAGAGCcggcccagctgccccagctgcactCCCTACGAGCCCCCAACCTCCTTCCTCCAAGAACCCCCCACCTCCTTCCTCCAGGAGACCCCTACATCCTTCCTCCAAGAGCCCCCAACCTCCTTCCTCCAAGAAACCCCAACCTCCTTCCTCCAAGAGCCCACCACATctttcctgcaggagcccacCACATCTTTCCTCCAGGAGccccccagctccttcctgcaggagcCCCCCACCTTCTTCCTGCAGGAGCCCCCCGAGGATCTGCACAACGGGGGGGACAGGGTGAGCTACAAGACGGTGAGCCAGGAGGATCTGGCGCTGCCCGTGTCCAACCTGCAGGCGCTCAACCCCAACCGGCTCTCGGCCATGCGGGAGGCGTTCTCCCGCAGCCGCAGCATCAGCACCGATGTCTGAGGTGCCGCCCGCCCACCCAGCCCCGAGGGCTTTGGACAGCAGCGGGGAGGACTGGTTGGAGTCCGTGGAGGAGTTTTGAataggggaaaaacaaaagaaaacaaaaaaaatatgaagTGAAAAAACAAGTGAATGTATTTCGGGCTGGCGGTATAAAGAGGGAGCAGAGCAAACTCAAGTGAGGAGTGCAAGGGTGCAGCTGGAATGAGAGGTTTCCCAGGTCTGCAgagtttgcttttttcttttataaagaGGATTTTGATATTGAGCATCCTTTTCTATGGAGGAGCTGCCCCTCCTCACTGTTTGGCCAGGGGTGATGAGCGGATGATGGGGCTCATGGGTGGCTGAAAACGGCTGAAAACGTGCTGcaggtcagcagcagctgctggcaggaccTGGGAGCCCCAGGATACACTCAGCCACCCCAAAATATCACTGCCCACCCTTctgccagcctgtgctgtgctgct
This genomic stretch from Ammospiza caudacuta isolate bAmmCau1 chromosome 21, bAmmCau1.pri, whole genome shotgun sequence harbors:
- the FAM163B gene encoding protein FAM163B, with the translated sequence MTAGTVVITGGILATVILLCIIAVLCYCRLQYYCCKKDESEEDEEEPDFAVHSHIPPLHCNRNVVLTNGPSLYSSSPFAKKPAQSRPSCPSCTPYEPPTSFLQEPPTSFLQETPTSFLQEPPTSFLQETPTSFLQEPTTSFLQEPTTSFLQEPPSSFLQEPPTFFLQEPPEDLHNGGDRVSYKTVSQEDLALPVSNLQALNPNRLSAMREAFSRSRSISTDV